In a single window of the Schistocerca americana isolate TAMUIC-IGC-003095 chromosome X, iqSchAmer2.1, whole genome shotgun sequence genome:
- the LOC124556073 gene encoding toll-like receptor 6: MSVCSRICLAIVAVSLLFDVEARSIASEHEDVRKGCGWERTSPYDVGHGKDEDAVRLDCQLRTIDGMQSVIENLTLPQIDKVQSLRIECSDVLFYESKVSGDGLPDHTGRGFLSQLRRLRELSIETCKILQLPRAAFSSLRDLRNLTVRTYIREWLAATALEFDQETFLGLSELRSLDLSHNNIWKLPDALFCPLFSLSRLNMSHNRLQDMLELDFSASAGKTCSLVLEFLDLSHNDIPCVPDNGLTNLRSLRELYLQNNAITSLGDSAFSGVNKLQVLNASSNELEALPPEVFQPTRGLREIYLRNNSISVLAPGLLEGLDQLTVLDLSHNYLTSSWINRNTFSGLVRLVVLNLGYNNIARVDPHVFTDVYSLQVLNLEHNGIDTITEGAFSALSNLHVLTLSHNKLAHVDYYYFSGLFVVNQLYLDNNKLTAIHQRAFENCTHLQDLGLSNNLLTVVPAALAGSFANNPLLRMLRLDGNQLTDISGIVSHLPGLIWLNVSNNRIEWFDYSFVPHSLQWLDLHKNKLKELRNYYETGSTLRLLMIDASFNYITEIGESSLPDSVEVVFLNNNRITTVAPNTFIKKTNLSRVVLYANNIEKMDMSALTVNPLPEERELPQFYIGGNPFVCDCDMEWLQRINHLGYLRRHPVILDLDTIVCTLVFSRGVKTKPLMEVDPLHFVCTYEMHCFALCHCCDFDACDCEMACPDNCTCYHDTAWASNIVDCANAGYKHVPHRIPMDATEIYLDGNDIGELPSHVFIGKKKLEVLFLNNSNIENINNKTFNGVTSLRVLHLENNRIRELHGYEFEKMSTLNELYLENNEIASVGNATFADMPHLEVLRLEGNRLEDFRPWEQLAESTQTRLTVGGAGNVWRCDCESAARLRAWAHRDTLERLACAAGGSVADALLRCDRPRRGNDAAPSSVVQRGPADADGAAGSAFATYAPFLAAAVAALLLAAAAALGYRFRHEVRFWAHSRYGVRLFGTAPAADHDDDRERLYDAYIVYSVGDEDFAERLLAAELEQRGYAVCLHYRDIQVDPESVYLADSVASAAEASRRLLVVMSRCFIDCEWTRPDFRRALGAVLSAEQNPGRLVVLVKCEPSPDLRPLLRGCVPIAWGDRRCWDRLWYAMPDVRRRGGRPLPAATAGAPAAAAGPVATGRQRQGKTAATAAAAAAAAAGVRPVARYTAAPTAPEPRVHGQQQQPPPQAAARRQPAPSAPQQQQPQRHPHLHALRHTPTTTPTQSTYVSENSSQRTTDHEEEDEEEYGPGLHRHSYMQIADAGGEQTVHVYSSIPDTLPLRAVGANGRTYFV, encoded by the exons ATGAGCGTGTGCAGCCGAATTTGTTTAGCTATTGTTGCAGTATCATTGCTTTTTGATGTGGAAGCGCGAAGCATCGCTAGTGAGCACGAGGACGTTCGTAAAGGTTGCGGTTGGGAACGTACGTCTCCTTACGACGTGGGACACGGAAAGGATGAAGACGCAGTCAGACTAGATTGTCAGCTACGCACTATCGACGGGATGCAAAGCGTAATAGAGAACCTGACACTACCACAGATAGACAAGGTCCAGTCGCTACGTATTGAGTGCAGCGACGTGCTTTTCTACGAGAGTAAAGTGTCGGGAGATGGTCTACCCGATCACACCGGCCGTGGCTTCCTGTCACAGCTACGTCGCCTCCGAGAGCTCAGCATCGAGACTTGCAAGATCCTACAACTGCCACGGGCCGCCTTTTCGTCGCTGAGGGACCTACGAAATTTGACGGTGCGTACGTACATCAGGGAGTGGCTTGCGGCGACGGCGCTCGAATTCGACCAGGAGACCTTCCTCGGCCTGTCAGAACTTCGCAGCCTCGACCTCTCGCACAATAACATATGGAAGCTGCCGGACGCACTCTTTTGCCCACTGTTTTCGCTGTCTCGACTCAATATGTCGCACAACAGGTTGCAAGACATGTTAGAACTGGACTTCTCCGCGTCTGCTGGCAAGACGTGCAGCTTGGTGCTAGAATTCCTGGACCTCTCCCACAATGACATTCCCTGTGTTCCTGACAACGGACTGACAAATCTCCGTTCGCTACGAGAGCTGTACTTGCAGAACAACGCTATTACCTCGCTGGGCGACAGCGCTTTCAGTGGAGTAAATAAACTGCAAGTACTGAATGCGTCTAGTAACGAGTTGGAGGCGCTTCCTCCCGAGGTGTTCCAGCCTACTCGGGGTCTGCGAGAGATTTATTTGAGAAATAACTCCATCAGCGTGCTGGCACCGGGGCTGTTAGAGGGACTAGATCAGTTAACTGTCCTGGACCTGTCGCACAACTACCTCACTTCTTCTTGGATCAACAGGAATACTTTCAGCGGGCTCGTTCGTCTCGTCGTGCTTAATCTAGGTTATAACAACATCGCCCGCGTCGATCCGCACGTTTTCACTGACGTGTACAGTCTACAAGTTCTGAACTTGGAGCACAACGGAATTGACACGATAACGGAGGGCGCGTTCAGCGCCCTGAGCAACCTGCACGTGCTCACGCTGAGCCACAACAAACTCGCACACGTCGACTACTACTACTTCAGCGGGCTGTTCGTCGTCAACCAGCTCTACCTGGACAACAACAAGCTGACTGCCATTCACCAGCGGGCCTTCGAGAACTGCACTCACCTGCAGGACTTAGGGCTGAGCAACAATCTCCTCACGGTGGTTCCTGCCGCCCTCG CAGGTTCGTTCGCCAACAACCCGCTTCTCCGGATGCTGCGTCTGGACGGGAATCAGCTGACGGACATTAGCGGCATTGTGTCTCATCTGCCAGGACTGATATGGCTGAACGTCTCCAACAACCGTATCGAGTGGTTCGACTATTCCTTCGTGCCCCACAGTCTTCAGTGGCTCGACTTGCATAAGAACAAATTAAAGGAACTACGAAATTACTACGAAACTGGCAGTACCCTCCGACTTCTAATGATAGATGCCAGTTTCAACTACATAACGGAAATTGGCGAATCTTCGTTGCCAGACAGTGTGGAAGTCGTGTTCTTAAATAACAATCGGATCACTACTGTCGCACCGAATACGTTTATTAAGAAGACGAATCTCAGCAGAGTCGTGCTGTATGCCAACAACATAGAGAAGATGGACATGAGCGCACTGACAGTGAATCCGTTGCCGGAGGAGAGAGAGCTGCCGCAGTTCTATATCGGTGGCAACCCTTTCGTGTGCGACTGCGACATGGAGTGGCTGCAGCGTATCAACCACCTGGGCTACCTGCGCCGGCATCCCGTAATACTGGACTTGGACACCATCGTGTGCACGCTGGTTTTCTCTAGAGGCGTAAAGACGAAGCCACTGATGGAGGTGGATCCGTTGCACTTCGTCTGCACGTACGAAATGCACTGCTTCGCCCTGTGCCACTGCTGCGACTTCGACGCGTGCGACTGCGAGATGGCTTGCCCCGACAACTGTACGTGTTACCACGATACGGCTTGGGCCAGTAACATCGTCGACTGCGCAAATGCGGGCTACAAGCACGTGCCGCACAGGATACCTATGGACGCGACCGAGATATATCTCGACGGAAACGATATCGGGGAATTGCCGAGTCACGTCTTCATCGGCAAGAAAAAACTCGAGGTGTTGTTTCTCAACAACAGCAATatcgaaaacatcaacaacaagACATTCAACGGTGTGACGTCTCTGCGGGTGTTGCATTTGGAGAACAATCGCATCCGGGAACTCCACGGTTACGAGTTCGAGAAAATGAGCACCTTGAACGAACTGTATCTGGAGAACAACGAGATCGCGAGTGTGGGCAATGCGACGTTCGCGGACATGCCGCACCTGGAGGTGCTGCGCCTGGAAGGGAACCGGCTGGAAGACTTCAGGCCGTGGGAGCAGCTGGCGGAGAGCACGCAGACGCGGCTCACGGTGGGCGGCGCGGGCAACGTGTGGCGCTGCGACTGCGAGAGCGCGGCGCGCCTCCGCGCCTGGGCGCACCGGGACACGCTCGAGCGCCTCGCGTGCGCCGCGGGGGGCAGCGTGGCCGACGCGCTGCTCCGCTGCGACCGGCCGCGCCGCGGCAACGACGCCGCGCCCTCCTCCGTGGTGCAGCGCGGCCCGGCGGACGCGGACGGGGCGGCCGGCTCGGCCTTCGCCACCTACGCACCTTtcctcgccgccgccgtcgccgcgctcctgctcgccgccgccgccgccctgggCTACCGCTTCCGCCACGAGGTCCGCTTCTGGGCGCACTCGCGCTACGGCGTGCGCCTCTTCGGGACGGCGCCCGCCGCCGACCACGACGACGACCGAGAGCGACTGTACGACGCCTACATCGTGTACAGCGTCGGCGACGAGGACTTCGCGGAGCGCCTGCTGGCGGCCGAGCTGGAGCAGCGCGGGTACGCCGTGTGTCTGCACTACCGGGACATCCAGGTAGACCCCGAGTCGGTGTACCTGGCGGACAGCGTGGCGAGCGCCGCGGAGGCGTCGCGGCGCCTGCTGGTGGTGATGTCGCGCTGCTTCATCGACTGCGAGTGGACGCGGCCGGACTTCCGGCGCGCGCTGGGCGCCGTGCTGTCGGCCGAACAGAACCCGGGCCGCCTCGTCGTGCTCGTCAAGTGCGAGCCCAGCCCCGACCTGCGGCCACTGCTGCGCGGCTGCGTGCCCATCGCGTGGGGCGACCGCCGCTGCTGGGACCGCCTGTGGTACGCCATGCCCGACGTGCGGCGCCGCGGCGGCCGGCcgctgcccgccgccaccgccggcGCACCCGCAGCCGCGGCGGGCCCCGTCGCCACCGGCCGCCAGCGACAGGGTAAgaccgccgccactgccgccgccgccgccgccgccgccgcaggcgTTCGCCCCGTCGCGCGCTACACGGCCGCGCCCACGGCGCCCGAGCCGCGCGTCCAcggccagcagcagcagccgccgccgcaggCCGCCGCCCGGCGCCAGCCCGCGCCGTCGgccccgcagcagcagcagccgcagcggcACCCGCACCTGCACGCCCTGCGCCACACGCCGACCACGACGCCGACGCAGTCGACGTACGTGTCGGAGAACTCGTCGCAGCGCACCACCGACcacgaggaggaggacgaggaggagtaCGGGCCGGGCCTGCACCGGCACAGCTACATGCAGATCGCCGACGCCGGTGGCGAGCAGACCGTGCACGTGTACAGCAGCATCCCGGACACGCTGCCGCTGCGCGCCGTCGGCGCCAACGGCAGGACGTATTTCGTGTAA